A genome region from Patescibacteria group bacterium includes the following:
- the polA gene encoding DNA polymerase I → MSSQKRKKKFVLIDANALVHRGFHALPATMTTKSGEIVNAVYGFTLVFLNVLAKLKPDYIAACFDLAAPTFRHKASDLYKAHRVKGADELYAQIPRVKELLRAFNIPIFTKKGFEADDLVGTLARRIGQKNKDIQTIIVTGDLDTLQLVTDHTQIFTLRKGVKDTVLYDEKMVRERYSLSPEQLPDFKGLAGDASDNIPGVYKVGEKSAIQILKAFHSIENLYAFLDQHPEEEKLKYKGLELKGKLLENLRKYKKDSFLSKKLGTIIQDVPLKLDLQKCVLVDFDRQKVLNLFRELEFQSLISKVPQSERLSESARGLQIKDKKKSCDYRVIKSYAELNNLVVQLQNSKNGFCIDTETTSEKPMLAELVGVSICSQAGQAFYIPARYLDQEVLYDGKSALEVLKPVLIDKNLPKIGHNLKYDYIVLARAGVKMRGIPFDTMLASYLLSPGSRAHSLDALSFNLLGHEKIKTETLIGKGKQQITMNLVSLPEIAEYACEDADMTLRLMPILKKKLRGEGLEKLFCGVEMPLVKILAEMEMNGIRVDQHYLKDLDWEINVKIRLFEKRIYNQAGQEFNINSTRELEQILFHKLGLSTLGIKRTKTGYSTAAEELGKLRAKHPIIDLISQYRELYKLKSTYVAALPRLINPKTRRVHTSFNQTITATGRLSSSDPNLQNIPIRTKLGNSIRKAFVPEEGYSLVALDYSQIDLRVVAHLSGDLQLIAAFQDDQDIHAATAAKIHNVNIEDVTPRMRRAAKAINFGLIYGMSAYGLAQSLKISREQAEEFIESYLESYPSLEEYVQKVIKFAKKHGYVRTLLGRKRLLPEINSSQAQIVRAAERMAINMPSQGMTADIIKMAMIAVRKIIQKDAQECRLLLQVHDDLLFEIKTAKAKLWARKFKKIMEAVYKLKVPLKVEVSVGKNWGVMKKIEV, encoded by the coding sequence ATGTCTTCTCAAAAAAGAAAGAAAAAATTTGTTCTCATTGATGCCAATGCGCTCGTGCATCGTGGTTTTCACGCTCTCCCCGCAACAATGACGACGAAGTCGGGCGAGATTGTGAACGCGGTTTATGGCTTTACTTTGGTTTTTTTAAATGTTTTGGCAAAATTAAAACCAGATTATATCGCCGCTTGTTTTGATTTGGCTGCGCCTACCTTTCGCCATAAAGCCTCGGATTTGTATAAGGCGCATAGAGTGAAGGGCGCGGATGAGCTTTATGCCCAGATTCCGCGGGTGAAAGAGCTATTGCGCGCTTTTAATATCCCTATTTTTACCAAGAAAGGTTTTGAAGCTGATGATTTAGTTGGCACTCTGGCGCGGCGGATTGGGCAAAAAAACAAAGATATTCAAACCATTATCGTGACTGGGGATTTGGACACCTTGCAGCTTGTCACTGATCACACACAGATTTTTACTTTACGCAAAGGCGTTAAAGATACAGTGCTTTATGATGAGAAAATGGTGCGGGAACGCTATAGTCTTAGCCCAGAACAATTGCCCGATTTCAAGGGTTTAGCCGGGGACGCTTCAGACAATATCCCTGGAGTTTACAAAGTAGGCGAGAAAAGCGCCATCCAAATTTTAAAAGCCTTTCACTCTATAGAAAATCTTTATGCCTTTTTAGATCAACATCCCGAAGAAGAGAAATTAAAATACAAGGGTTTAGAATTAAAGGGCAAGCTTTTGGAGAATTTAAGGAAATACAAAAAAGATTCTTTCTTAAGCAAAAAACTGGGTACTATTATCCAGGATGTGCCTTTAAAATTAGATTTACAGAAGTGCGTTCTTGTTGATTTTGACCGGCAAAAGGTTTTGAATCTTTTCCGCGAATTAGAGTTTCAGAGTTTAATTTCTAAGGTGCCCCAAAGTGAGCGACTTTCAGAATCCGCGCGTGGTCTCCAAATAAAGGATAAAAAGAAAAGTTGCGATTACAGGGTTATCAAGAGCTATGCCGAGCTGAACAATTTAGTTGTTCAGCTTCAAAACTCAAAAAATGGTTTTTGTATTGATACCGAGACCACGAGCGAGAAGCCAATGTTGGCAGAGTTAGTGGGCGTTAGTATTTGTTCTCAAGCGGGGCAAGCTTTTTATATTCCCGCGCGCTACCTGGATCAGGAAGTGTTATATGACGGCAAAAGCGCTTTGGAGGTTTTAAAACCCGTTTTAATAGATAAAAATTTGCCTAAAATTGGTCATAATTTAAAATATGACTATATTGTTTTAGCGCGCGCTGGCGTTAAGATGCGGGGCATCCCCTTTGACACGATGCTCGCCTCTTATCTTTTGTCTCCCGGCTCGCGCGCGCATTCTTTAGACGCCCTTTCTTTTAATTTATTAGGACACGAGAAGATTAAGACCGAGACATTGATTGGCAAGGGCAAGCAACAAATTACAATGAATTTAGTAAGCCTTCCTGAAATAGCGGAATACGCTTGCGAGGATGCGGATATGACTTTAAGGCTGATGCCGATTTTAAAGAAGAAGTTGCGGGGAGAAGGATTGGAAAAACTGTTTTGCGGCGTAGAAATGCCTTTGGTAAAAATTTTGGCGGAAATGGAAATGAACGGGATCCGCGTGGACCAGCATTATCTTAAGGATTTGGATTGGGAAATTAATGTGAAGATCCGCCTTTTTGAAAAGCGGATTTACAACCAAGCCGGGCAAGAATTTAATATCAATTCCACGCGCGAACTGGAACAAATTTTATTCCATAAATTAGGTTTATCAACCCTAGGGATTAAAAGAACCAAAACTGGTTATTCTACTGCGGCGGAAGAATTGGGGAAATTGCGCGCCAAGCATCCGATTATTGATTTAATCTCCCAATATCGGGAACTCTATAAATTAAAATCTACTTATGTGGCGGCGTTGCCTCGTTTAATCAACCCTAAAACCCGGAGAGTGCACACGAGTTTTAATCAGACCATTACGGCTACGGGCAGGCTTTCTTCTTCTGATCCGAATTTGCAGAATATTCCTATTCGGACGAAACTCGGGAACAGCATTCGCAAAGCCTTTGTGCCGGAAGAGGGATATAGCCTCGTGGCATTGGATTATTCCCAGATTGATTTGCGCGTCGTCGCCCATTTATCCGGCGACTTGCAGCTTATTGCCGCTTTTCAGGATGATCAAGACATTCACGCCGCCACCGCGGCAAAAATCCACAATGTTAACATTGAAGACGTGACGCCGCGGATGCGCCGCGCTGCCAAAGCGATCAACTTCGGCTTAATCTATGGGATGAGCGCCTACGGCTTGGCGCAAAGTTTAAAGATTAGCCGCGAGCAGGCGGAGGAGTTTATTGAAAGTTATTTGGAAAGCTATCCTTCTTTGGAAGAATATGTGCAGAAAGTGATCAAATTTGCGAAAAAACACGGTTATGTGCGAACGCTTTTGGGCCGTAAGCGTCTTCTCCCTGAAATCAATTCTTCCCAAGCGCAGATTGTGCGAGCCGCCGAGCGGATGGCGATTAATATGCCCTCCCAAGGAATGACCGCGGATATCATTAAAATGGCGATGATTGCGGTGCGCAAGATAATACAAAAGGATGCTCAAGAATGCCGCCTTTTGCTCCAGGTTCATGATGACTTGTTGTTTGAAATTAAAACCGCAAAGGCTAAATTATGGGCGCGGAAATTCAAGAAGATTATGGAAGCTGTGTATAAGCTTAAAGTGCCTTTGAAAGTGGAGGTATCCGTGGGGAAAAATTGGGGGGTGATGAAGAAGATAGAAGTTTAA
- the holA gene encoding DNA polymerase III subunit delta, whose translation MILFLYGEDTFRSREKLKQIREKFLEKDRQGLNLTVLKEDITFSHFRDVVRQMPFLGKTRLVILENLSQAKKEEQEKIMSFLGQEHIPASTVLVFWEEGVPDARRHLFKTLVKIGKKEEFDLLSDYKREEWIKEQAHRAGGAIGKEAIAELSFRLGSNLDAINNELEKLLAYRAKKEVRLEDIELLIKPKLETDIFKFVDALSQKEREPALKFIYDQFNLGTDKLYLASMIAYAFRNLLVIKDLAEQGSQREGIIRETHLHPFVVQKNLAAAAKFSLSELKRIYEKLLDLDIKIKTGKVNPVFGLEMFIFGATA comes from the coding sequence ATGATTCTTTTTTTATACGGCGAAGACACTTTTCGCTCGCGGGAAAAATTAAAACAGATTAGAGAGAAATTTTTAGAAAAAGACAGGCAGGGTTTAAATCTCACTGTTTTAAAAGAGGATATTACTTTTAGCCATTTCCGCGATGTGGTGCGGCAGATGCCTTTTTTGGGGAAGACGCGATTAGTGATCTTGGAAAATCTCTCCCAAGCGAAAAAAGAGGAGCAGGAAAAAATTATGAGTTTTCTAGGGCAGGAGCATATCCCCGCTTCCACGGTTTTAGTATTTTGGGAGGAGGGAGTCCCTGACGCGCGCCGTCATCTTTTTAAAACATTGGTCAAAATAGGCAAAAAAGAGGAGTTTGATTTATTGTCAGATTATAAGAGAGAGGAGTGGATTAAGGAGCAGGCGCACAGAGCGGGAGGGGCAATTGGAAAAGAAGCGATAGCGGAACTTAGTTTTCGTCTCGGCAGTAATCTTGACGCAATCAACAATGAACTGGAAAAATTATTAGCTTATAGAGCCAAAAAAGAAGTGAGGTTAGAGGATATAGAACTGCTTATTAAACCTAAATTAGAAACAGATATTTTTAAATTCGTGGATGCCTTGTCACAAAAAGAACGTGAACCAGCTTTAAAATTCATCTACGATCAATTTAACCTCGGCACAGACAAACTTTACCTCGCGTCAATGATCGCATACGCCTTTCGCAACTTGCTCGTAATCAAGGACCTAGCAGAACAAGGTTCGCAGAGAGAGGGCATTATTCGGGAAACGCATTTACATCCTTTCGTGGTTCAAAAAAATCTGGCGGCGGCTGCCAAATTCAGCCTTTCGGAGTTGAAAAGAATTTATGAAAAATTATTAGACTTGGACATAAAAATAAAAACAGGGAAAGTAAATCCTGTTTTCGGTTTAGAGATGTTTATTTTTGGCGCGACCGCTTAA
- the rpsT gene encoding 30S ribosomal protein S20, producing MPNKQAAKKYLRKTKKRTAKNQPIKNNLKRLVKTMRKLIADGKKEEAKVSLQKTIKALGQAAQNGVIKKNTASRKKSRLTLAWNKIAAQK from the coding sequence ATGCCCAACAAACAAGCGGCTAAAAAATATTTAAGAAAAACGAAAAAAAGAACCGCAAAAAATCAGCCAATTAAAAATAATCTAAAACGACTAGTTAAAACGATGCGCAAGCTCATTGCCGACGGAAAAAAAGAAGAAGCAAAAGTGAGTCTCCAAAAGACCATTAAAGCCTTGGGTCAGGCTGCGCAAAATGGCGTCATTAAAAAAAATACCGCCAGTCGCAAAAAATCGCGGTTAACTTTGGCTTGGAACAAAATCGCAGCGCAAAAATAA
- the uvrB gene encoding excinuclease ABC subunit UvrB: MSIFKLKSPFKPAGDQPQAIEKLTRGVKKGYKYQTLLGVTGSGKTFTMANVIQNIDRPTLVISHNKTLAAQLASEFQEFFPEAAVHYFVSYYDYYQPEAYIPQSDTYIAKESNINEEIDKLRHAATSALLTRQDVIIVASVSCIYGLGSPQEYKDQAVALKIKTRMNRQEVLRELTRIQYSRNDLGFTRGTFRVRGDTLEIFPASEDKKIMRVEFFGDLIENISSVNRLTGKKIQSISEIEIFPARHWITPLQGINNFLVQVKKELKEQIKFFQKENKPLEAERIEQRTRYDLEMMREVGYCNGIENYSRYLDNRAPGEPPSTLIDFFPRNFLLFIDESHMTIPQIGGMYFGDKSRKKMLIEYGFRLPSALDNRPLKFAEFEKKVRQSILVSATPGPYEIQNSKQIVEQLVRPTGLLDPAIEVRPIENQIDDLINEIKKRIAKKQRILVTTLTKRMAEELAQYLEGVNLRVHHLHSEIDTMERLDILKKLRQGIYDVIVGINLLREGLDLPEVSLVAILDADKEGYLRSETALIQTMGRAARHIDGKVLMYADKMTGSMRRAISEVSRRRKVQVAYNQKHKITPRGIQKKIKDFLPTQEIQKTKKEALDLQNIPPEELAYLIHELEDEMELAAKNLEFEKAAKLRDQIKQLKHKK, translated from the coding sequence ATGTCAATATTCAAACTTAAATCCCCTTTCAAGCCCGCTGGCGATCAGCCGCAGGCGATTGAAAAATTGACGCGAGGCGTCAAAAAGGGCTATAAATATCAAACTTTACTTGGCGTAACCGGCAGCGGCAAAACGTTTACGATGGCTAATGTAATCCAAAACATTGATCGTCCGACTTTAGTGATCTCGCACAACAAAACCCTCGCCGCGCAACTCGCGAGCGAATTTCAAGAATTTTTTCCCGAGGCGGCCGTACATTATTTTGTTTCCTACTATGACTACTACCAACCTGAAGCCTATATCCCTCAATCCGATACCTATATTGCCAAGGAAAGCAATATTAACGAAGAAATAGATAAATTGCGCCATGCCGCGACCTCCGCCCTCCTCACCCGCCAAGATGTGATTATTGTGGCTTCAGTATCCTGCATCTATGGCTTGGGTTCGCCTCAAGAATACAAGGACCAAGCCGTCGCCTTAAAAATCAAAACTCGCATGAACCGCCAGGAAGTCTTGCGCGAACTCACCCGCATCCAATATTCCCGCAACGATCTTGGTTTTACGCGCGGCACCTTCAGGGTCCGCGGCGACACCCTGGAAATCTTTCCCGCTTCGGAAGATAAAAAAATAATGCGCGTTGAATTCTTCGGGGATTTGATTGAGAACATCTCTTCAGTAAACCGCTTAACCGGAAAAAAAATCCAGAGCATCTCGGAAATCGAAATCTTTCCCGCGCGGCACTGGATTACCCCTCTTCAAGGTATAAATAATTTTTTGGTTCAGGTAAAAAAAGAACTTAAAGAACAAATCAAATTTTTCCAAAAAGAAAACAAACCTCTGGAAGCGGAAAGGATCGAACAAAGGACGCGCTATGACCTGGAAATGATGCGCGAAGTCGGCTATTGCAACGGCATTGAAAACTATTCCCGCTACTTGGATAATCGCGCTCCGGGAGAGCCGCCCTCCACCCTAATTGATTTTTTCCCGCGAAACTTTCTTCTTTTCATTGATGAATCGCATATGACCATACCGCAAATCGGCGGTATGTATTTTGGAGATAAATCGCGCAAAAAAATGTTGATTGAATATGGATTTAGATTGCCTTCCGCTCTAGATAACCGGCCCTTAAAATTCGCTGAATTTGAGAAAAAAGTGCGACAGTCAATCCTTGTTTCCGCCACGCCGGGACCATACGAAATCCAGAATTCAAAACAAATTGTGGAACAACTCGTTCGCCCTACCGGGCTTTTAGATCCAGCAATAGAGGTGCGACCCATAGAGAACCAGATTGATGATTTAATAAATGAAATCAAAAAGAGAATCGCTAAAAAACAGCGCATTCTGGTAACTACTTTAACCAAGAGAATGGCTGAAGAACTGGCGCAATATTTAGAAGGAGTCAATCTTAGAGTGCATCATCTCCATTCCGAGATTGATACCATGGAAAGATTGGATATTTTGAAAAAACTGCGCCAAGGAATATATGATGTTATCGTCGGTATTAATCTTTTGCGCGAAGGATTAGATCTGCCGGAGGTATCCTTAGTCGCTATTCTAGACGCGGACAAAGAAGGATACTTGCGCAGCGAAACCGCCCTCATTCAAACTATGGGCCGCGCCGCCCGTCATATTGACGGCAAAGTGCTGATGTATGCTGATAAAATGACAGGCTCAATGCGCCGCGCTATCAGTGAAGTGTCTCGGCGGCGTAAAGTTCAAGTAGCTTATAATCAAAAACATAAAATTACTCCGCGGGGCATCCAGAAAAAAATCAAGGATTTTCTGCCAACCCAAGAAATCCAAAAAACTAAAAAAGAGGCATTGGATCTTCAAAACATACCCCCAGAAGAACTGGCATACCTCATTCACGAATTAGAAGACGAAATGGAATTAGCCGCCAAAAATCTTGAGTTTGAAAAAGCCGCAAAATTAAGAGATCAGATTAAACAGTTGAAACATAAAAAATAA
- the ruvA gene encoding Holliday junction branch migration protein RuvA, translating to MISYLHGKIKIKTDKFVILEVNNIGYKIFAPQNVLESLNAEGEEQELFIHHHVSEDREELYGFLNFQDLDFFELLMSVSGIGPKSALGVMAQADTQTLKTAIITEDKSIFTKVSGVGQKTAERIILELKTKIPADITLGGGNQDLEALDALIHLGYSQKEAREALRQAPRGLILASERIKWALQNLGK from the coding sequence ATGATTTCTTATTTACACGGCAAAATTAAAATCAAAACGGATAAGTTTGTGATTTTAGAAGTGAATAATATTGGCTACAAGATTTTTGCGCCGCAGAATGTGCTGGAATCTTTGAATGCCGAAGGCGAGGAGCAAGAATTATTTATTCACCATCATGTTTCCGAGGATCGAGAGGAATTGTATGGCTTTTTGAACTTTCAGGACTTGGATTTTTTTGAGCTTTTGATGTCAGTTTCGGGCATTGGGCCGAAATCCGCACTTGGCGTGATGGCGCAAGCGGATACGCAAACTTTAAAGACAGCGATTATCACGGAAGATAAAAGTATTTTCACTAAAGTCTCTGGAGTGGGTCAAAAAACCGCGGAAAGGATTATTTTGGAACTGAAGACTAAAATACCGGCAGATATCACTTTGGGGGGTGGCAATCAGGATTTAGAGGCTTTAGACGCTTTAATTCATCTTGGCTATTCCCAAAAAGAAGCCCGCGAGGCTTTGCGGCAAGCGCCAAGAGGTTTAATCCTTGCCTCGGAAAGAATCAAATGGGCTTTGCAGAATTTAGGAAAATAA
- a CDS encoding peptidoglycan bridge formation glycyltransferase FemA/FemB family protein: MRIVEINQKEELNNFIVQYGGSNFLQSWEWGELQKNLGRDIWRVGIEEAGKLVFSALIIKNRLPLGRSYLYCPRGPVFENSKFKIQNLKLVGWKLLSEKIREVAQKERAVFFRFDYPDLHLPEFLKGKVVQSPKDIQPRSTLIWDITGSEEEILAQMKPKTRYNIRLAQRKGVRVRQGVEQTDLNIFLSLIKETSQRDGFKIHPEFYYQKMVDFLGKEGILKIFLAELQEKVLAANLVLFWGERATYLHGASGNANRNVMAPHLLQWEQIREAKRFGCREYDFWGIMSELGIRNQELGIKTNDEQSSWVGITRFKKGFGGREVNYAGTYDFALNHSWYKIYRLFK; encoded by the coding sequence ATGAGAATTGTTGAAATAAATCAAAAAGAAGAGTTGAACAATTTTATTGTTCAGTATGGAGGCAGTAATTTTTTGCAATCTTGGGAATGGGGAGAGTTGCAAAAGAATTTAGGTAGAGACATCTGGCGCGTGGGGATAGAAGAAGCGGGAAAATTAGTTTTTTCCGCTTTGATTATCAAAAATAGACTGCCTTTGGGCAGGAGTTATTTGTATTGCCCGAGGGGACCGGTTTTTGAAAATTCAAAATTTAAAATTCAAAATTTAAAATTAGTTGGTTGGAAGCTGTTGTCAGAGAAGATAAGAGAAGTAGCTCAAAAAGAAAGAGCAGTTTTTTTCCGTTTTGATTATCCTGATTTACACTTGCCAGAGTTTCTGAAAGGCAAGGTTGTTCAATCTCCCAAGGATATTCAACCCAGAAGCACTTTAATTTGGGATATTACAGGGTCAGAAGAAGAAATTTTAGCCCAGATGAAGCCTAAAACGCGCTATAATATTCGTCTAGCGCAAAGAAAGGGGGTACGCGTCAGGCAAGGCGTAGAACAGACAGATTTAAATATTTTTTTAAGCTTAATTAAAGAAACCTCGCAAAGAGATGGATTTAAGATTCATCCGGAGTTTTATTATCAAAAAATGGTGGATTTTTTGGGTAAAGAAGGGATTTTAAAGATTTTTTTGGCTGAATTACAAGAAAAGGTTTTAGCCGCAAATTTAGTTTTGTTCTGGGGCGAGCGAGCGACCTACTTGCACGGCGCCTCGGGTAATGCGAATCGCAATGTGATGGCGCCGCACCTTTTGCAATGGGAACAGATTAGAGAGGCAAAACGGTTTGGTTGCAGGGAATATGATTTTTGGGGAATCATGTCGGAATTAGGAATCAGGAATCAGGAATTAGGAATAAAGACCAATGATGAGCAGAGTTCTTGGGTAGGTATTACCAGATTTAAGAAGGGTTTTGGGGGCAGGGAAGTCAATTATGCCGGCACTTATGATTTCGCGCTTAATCATTCTTGGTATAAAATATATCGCCTATTTAAATGA
- a CDS encoding UDP-N-acetylmuramoyl-L-alanyl-D-glutamate--2,6-diaminopimelate ligase: MIKKLIKKSFPESWLLFYHKMLAVLADWIYHFPSSRMIVIGVTGTNGKTTVCHMIRDILEQGGFRVGMTTSIDFQDGKRTWENNTKQGMPGRFRLRKLLSQMVENKCDYAIIETTSEGIKQFRHYRIDYNIAVFTNLTRDHIESHGSFGAYRQAKEELFKIVSIKKDGASIINLDDSNAEYFLRYQAKKIYGYGAHSERARDDRVTDQITAENIKLYPEGSVFTVGDRLYSLALAGKHNIYNALAGICVGLAQNVPPEMIQKALTRFNGLPGRLEEISNHQGFRIFVDYAHTEDALENIYETLKAMPHQRMIAVLGATGGGRDKKKRPELGRLAARYCDLVFVTNEDPYDEDPQEIVNQVFTGVTAGGGKTEKGNCWHILDRREAIKEAIRKAKKGDIVIITGKGCERVMAVKYGFIPWDDREEVRKILDRFTPLEKAAAKVAEKM; this comes from the coding sequence ATGATTAAAAAACTAATTAAAAAATCTTTTCCTGAATCCTGGCTTCTTTTTTATCATAAAATGTTAGCAGTTTTAGCGGATTGGATTTATCACTTTCCTTCTTCCCGAATGATTGTAATCGGGGTGACGGGCACGAATGGCAAAACTACGGTTTGCCATATGATTCGGGATATTTTAGAGCAAGGGGGATTTCGCGTGGGGATGACTACTTCCATTGACTTTCAAGATGGGAAAAGGACTTGGGAGAATAATACCAAACAGGGAATGCCCGGTCGTTTTCGTTTGCGAAAGTTGCTCTCTCAAATGGTGGAAAACAAATGCGATTACGCGATTATTGAAACTACCTCCGAAGGTATCAAACAGTTTCGCCATTACAGGATTGATTATAATATTGCCGTTTTTACTAATTTAACCCGCGACCATATTGAGTCTCATGGCTCTTTTGGGGCTTACCGCCAGGCAAAAGAGGAATTATTTAAAATTGTGAGCATCAAGAAGGATGGCGCGAGTATTATTAATTTAGATGATTCTAATGCCGAATATTTTTTGCGATATCAAGCGAAAAAAATTTATGGCTACGGGGCGCATTCGGAAAGAGCACGGGATGATCGAGTGACGGATCAGATTACCGCTGAAAATATCAAACTGTATCCTGAAGGTTCTGTTTTTACGGTTGGGGACAGGCTCTATAGTTTAGCTCTTGCCGGTAAACATAATATCTATAATGCCTTAGCTGGCATTTGCGTGGGTCTAGCCCAGAATGTGCCTCCCGAGATGATTCAAAAAGCCTTGACGCGTTTCAATGGCCTTCCTGGTCGGCTTGAGGAAATTTCAAATCATCAAGGTTTTCGCATTTTTGTGGATTACGCGCATACAGAAGACGCTTTAGAGAATATTTATGAAACCTTGAAAGCGATGCCGCACCAAAGAATGATTGCGGTTTTAGGGGCGACCGGCGGTGGCCGCGATAAAAAAAAGAGACCAGAACTTGGTCGTTTAGCAGCGCGGTATTGCGATTTAGTTTTTGTGACGAATGAAGACCCTTATGACGAAGACCCGCAAGAAATTGTGAATCAGGTTTTTACTGGCGTGACCGCGGGCGGTGGAAAAACAGAAAAAGGGAACTGTTGGCACATTCTAGATCGCAGAGAGGCAATAAAGGAGGCAATCCGGAAGGCAAAAAAAGGAGACATTGTGATTATCACGGGCAAGGGTTGCGAGAGGGTAATGGCAGTCAAGTATGGATTTATCCCTTGGGACGATCGGGAAGAGGTTAGAAAAATACTTGATCGGTTCACTCCGTTAGAGAAAGCCGCCGCCAAAGTGGCGGAAAAAATGTAG
- a CDS encoding divergent PAP2 family protein — protein sequence MYQIILIPLIVGFVAQVLKIAIKLAKGQSFNRGILIGYGGMPSTHTAFSLSVLILIGLYEGIFSSIFAVAMVFTILIVRDALGLRRYLDEHSKAINKLVYELSDDKKNGFVIQREKIGHTLSEVLGGAILGIILTLLLYWFLP from the coding sequence ATGTATCAAATTATTCTCATTCCTTTAATTGTCGGCTTCGTCGCCCAAGTGCTTAAAATCGCGATTAAACTCGCCAAAGGGCAAAGCTTTAATCGCGGTATTCTAATCGGTTACGGCGGTATGCCCAGCACCCACACAGCGTTCTCCCTTTCCGTCTTAATCTTGATTGGCCTTTATGAGGGTATCTTTTCCAGTATTTTTGCTGTGGCTATGGTTTTTACAATATTGATTGTCCGCGACGCTTTGGGTTTAAGACGTTATCTAGACGAACACAGTAAGGCAATTAATAAGCTAGTATATGAACTGTCTGACGACAAAAAAAATGGCTTTGTAATCCAAAGAGAGAAAATTGGGCACACTCTATCAGAAGTGCTAGGAGGGGCAATTTTAGGAATCATTCTTACCCTTTTGTTATACTGGTTTTTACCGTGA
- the tsaB gene encoding tRNA (adenosine(37)-N6)-threonylcarbamoyltransferase complex dimerization subunit type 1 TsaB: MFLFINTALNNKLTIALVSYTLGILDRTDSDIYQNHSEKLLPAVEKLLSQNKLILKDLKGIGVVRGPGSFTGVRVGVACTNALGFALNIPVKGIRYQEGKDLVKQIFQRFPGGGFDKPVVPFYQYKPV; encoded by the coding sequence ATGTTTCTATTTATCAATACTGCCCTAAATAATAAACTCACGATTGCCCTTGTGTCGTATACTCTCGGGATTTTGGATAGAACTGATTCAGATATTTACCAAAATCATTCGGAAAAGCTGTTGCCTGCGGTGGAAAAGTTGTTGTCCCAAAATAAATTAATCTTGAAAGATTTAAAGGGTATTGGCGTGGTGCGCGGACCGGGCTCTTTTACGGGCGTGCGCGTTGGCGTCGCCTGCACTAATGCCTTGGGCTTTGCTTTAAACATCCCAGTAAAAGGAATAAGATATCAAGAAGGCAAAGATTTAGTGAAGCAAATTTTCCAGAGATTTCCTGGGGGTGGATTTGACAAACCTGTCGTTCCCTTTTATCAATATAAACCGGTATAG